In one Deinococcus roseus genomic region, the following are encoded:
- a CDS encoding carbonic anhydrase has translation MPEVQRSRRSFLRLALGTTLAATTIGLPETAQAAPFTTERPPTPDTALKALLDGNSRYIRGRLRHPNQRPDRISEVAKGQHPFAIILGCADSRVAPEIVFDQGLGDLFVVRVAGNIASDDAVGSIEFAVEEFGVPLIMVLGHARCGAISATLGAMDSGATVPRHIDTLVAAIEPVAKEVSKDTPDRVDVVVRKNTLHVAEQLMHESSILHEKLESGKLKIVSARYNLDDGRVDLLG, from the coding sequence ATGCCTGAAGTTCAACGTTCCCGTCGGAGCTTTTTGCGCCTTGCCCTCGGTACCACCCTTGCCGCCACCACCATTGGTCTGCCCGAAACAGCGCAGGCCGCCCCTTTCACCACCGAGCGACCCCCCACCCCCGACACTGCCCTGAAAGCCCTGCTGGATGGGAACTCCAGGTACATCCGTGGCAGGCTGCGTCACCCCAACCAGCGCCCGGACCGCATCTCTGAAGTGGCCAAAGGACAGCATCCTTTTGCCATCATTCTGGGTTGCGCAGATTCACGGGTGGCCCCGGAAATTGTGTTTGATCAGGGCCTGGGAGATCTGTTTGTGGTGCGGGTGGCCGGGAACATTGCTTCTGACGATGCGGTGGGCAGCATCGAATTTGCCGTGGAGGAATTCGGTGTGCCGCTGATCATGGTGCTGGGTCATGCCCGTTGCGGGGCAATCAGTGCCACCCTGGGTGCCATGGACAGCGGAGCCACTGTGCCCAGACACATCGACACGCTGGTGGCCGCCATTGAGCCTGTTGCAAAAGAAGTGTCCAAAGACACCCCAGACCGGGTGGATGTGGTGGTGCGCAAAAACACCCTGCATGTGGCCGAACAGCTGATGCATGAAAGCAGCATCCTGCACGAAAAACTGGAATCTGGAAAACTGAAGATCGTTTCTGCCCGCTACAACCTGGACGATGGCCGGGTGGATTTGCTGGGCTGA
- a CDS encoding ZIP family metal transporter: MSSGPTLENTSPKGGAWGFLIIPLVLLGVLLAYLLTTGGGLGSLSGPPVEHVTVQRVTLPDPGTIQLTVVNDGPEAITIPQLMVDDAFWNFTAKPSNTIPRFGSAVFTIPYHWVAEEAHLVALMSSTGTVFEHEIPVAVQTPRFSGDLLWRFALIGLYVGIVPIALGVLWYPWMRGLSRSAVNFILSLTVGLLVYLAIGTWLDATEFAAELPTFIQGLPVTILIALLVLFTLLLLGRREKKEGERPSNLSISYRIAMGIGLHNLGEGLAIGAAFAAGEAALGTFLVIGFTLHNITEGVGIAAPILKKNPGLKHFMLLVFIAGFPAVLGTWIGGFAFNPVLATLFLAIGVGAILQVVWEVGLLVSKDEQKAGKHPLNWTNFAGFATGVMVMYFTAFLVKF, translated from the coding sequence ATGAGCAGCGGACCCACCCTTGAAAACACTTCCCCGAAAGGCGGAGCCTGGGGTTTCCTGATCATTCCCCTGGTGCTGCTGGGGGTCTTGCTGGCTTACCTGCTCACCACCGGAGGCGGCCTGGGATCCCTTTCTGGCCCTCCCGTGGAACACGTCACAGTGCAACGGGTCACTTTGCCCGATCCGGGCACCATCCAGCTGACTGTGGTCAACGACGGCCCTGAAGCCATCACCATTCCACAACTGATGGTCGATGATGCCTTCTGGAATTTCACGGCAAAACCCTCCAACACCATTCCCCGCTTTGGCAGTGCCGTTTTCACGATTCCGTACCACTGGGTTGCAGAAGAAGCCCACCTGGTGGCCCTGATGAGTTCCACCGGGACCGTCTTCGAGCATGAAATTCCAGTGGCTGTGCAAACCCCCCGTTTCTCAGGGGATTTGTTGTGGCGTTTCGCCCTGATTGGCCTTTACGTGGGCATTGTGCCCATCGCTCTGGGGGTGCTGTGGTACCCCTGGATGCGGGGCCTCTCCAGAAGTGCAGTCAATTTCATCCTCTCCCTGACCGTGGGACTGCTGGTTTACCTGGCGATTGGCACCTGGCTGGATGCCACCGAATTTGCTGCAGAACTCCCCACCTTCATTCAGGGACTGCCCGTCACCATCCTGATTGCTTTGCTGGTGCTGTTCACGCTGCTTTTGCTGGGCAGGCGCGAGAAAAAAGAAGGAGAAAGACCCTCCAACCTCTCGATCAGTTACCGCATTGCCATGGGCATCGGGCTGCACAACCTGGGGGAAGGACTGGCCATTGGCGCTGCATTTGCTGCCGGAGAAGCCGCGCTGGGCACCTTTCTGGTGATCGGTTTCACGCTGCACAACATCACCGAAGGGGTGGGCATTGCTGCCCCCATCCTCAAGAAAAATCCTGGCCTGAAGCACTTCATGCTGCTGGTCTTCATTGCAGGGTTCCCCGCTGTGCTGGGCACCTGGATTGGTGGGTTTGCCTTCAACCCGGTGCTGGCCACATTGTTCCTGGCCATCGGGGTGGGAGCGATCCTGCAGGTGGTGTGGGAGGTGGGTCTGCTGGTCAGCAAAGACGAGCAGAAAGCCGGAAAACACCCCCTCAACTGGACGAATTTCGCCGGATTTGCCACGGGCGTGATGGTGATGTACTTCACCGCGTTTCTGGTCAAGTTTTGA